In Geopsychrobacter electrodiphilus DSM 16401, a single window of DNA contains:
- a CDS encoding phosphoglycerate kinase: MFNKMSITDIDVSGQRVFCRVDFNVPLDEQRNITDDTRIRAALPTIRYLLEQGARLILASHLGRPKGKVDPAYSLAPAATHLQGLLGKPVRMASDCIGDQVKAQIAQLADGEVILLENVRFYPGETDNDPQFAAELAALADLYVNDAFGTAHRAHASTEGVARLLKPAVAGFLMEKELKYLGEALANPERPFVAIIGGAKVSDKILVIEQLLEKVDSILIGGGMAYTFLKAQGIATGTSLLEADRVELAKKLLAQAESRGVEFLLPQDHIVAAEFKADSSAQTCGNTDFPADRMALDIGPQTIKLYRQKIASAKTVVWNGPMGVFEFDAFARGTFAIAEALAASDCLSIIGGGDSVAAVNKAGLDAEMTHISTGGGASLEFLEGKELPGVVALTDR, encoded by the coding sequence TTGTTTAATAAAATGAGCATCACCGATATCGACGTCAGCGGTCAGCGCGTCTTCTGCCGGGTGGATTTTAATGTCCCCCTGGATGAACAGCGCAATATTACCGACGACACCCGTATACGCGCGGCGCTGCCGACCATCCGCTATCTGCTCGAACAGGGTGCGCGGCTGATCCTGGCCTCCCACCTGGGTCGCCCCAAAGGGAAAGTCGACCCGGCCTATAGCCTGGCACCGGCGGCCACTCATCTGCAGGGCCTGCTCGGAAAACCGGTCAGGATGGCCAGCGACTGCATCGGCGACCAGGTCAAGGCTCAGATCGCACAGCTGGCCGACGGCGAGGTCATCCTCCTCGAAAATGTTCGCTTTTACCCCGGTGAAACCGACAACGATCCGCAGTTCGCCGCCGAGCTCGCCGCCCTCGCCGATCTGTATGTCAATGATGCCTTCGGCACCGCTCATCGCGCCCATGCTTCGACCGAAGGGGTGGCGCGGCTGCTGAAACCTGCCGTCGCGGGTTTCCTGATGGAGAAAGAGCTGAAATACCTGGGCGAAGCCCTGGCCAACCCGGAGCGACCCTTTGTGGCGATCATCGGGGGCGCCAAGGTCAGTGACAAGATCCTGGTGATCGAGCAGCTGCTGGAAAAGGTCGACAGCATTCTCATCGGCGGCGGCATGGCCTACACCTTCTTGAAGGCTCAGGGGATCGCCACCGGCACCTCGCTGCTCGAGGCAGATCGGGTGGAACTGGCAAAAAAGCTGCTCGCCCAAGCCGAATCCAGGGGAGTCGAATTCCTGTTGCCCCAGGATCATATTGTCGCCGCTGAATTCAAAGCGGACAGCAGCGCGCAGACCTGCGGAAATACGGATTTCCCTGCAGACCGCATGGCCCTCGATATCGGTCCGCAGACCATCAAGCTCTACCGGCAAAAGATCGCCAGCGCCAAAACCGTCGTCTGGAACGGGCCGATGGGGGTTTTCGAATTTGACGCCTTCGCCAGAGGCACCTTCGCCATCGCCGAAGCCCTGGCAGCGTCAGACTGCCTGTCGATCATCGGCGGCGGTGATTCGGTGGCAGCGGTAAACAAGGCCGGCCTGGACGCTGAAATGACCCACATCTCAACCGGCGGTGGGGCCTCCCTCGAATTCCTCGAAGGGAAAGAGCTGCCCGGCGTTGTTGCGTTAACCGACAGGTAA
- the tpiA gene encoding triose-phosphate isomerase, whose product MRTPIIAGNWKLNKTIAEAESFASELVTALADVSDVEIIIAPVFTALSRVSARLTGSPLRLAGQNCYPQETGAFTGELSPLMLKDAGCSAVIIGHSERRQLLGESDQLINLKVKKTLATSMTAILCVGETLEERQADQALDVLARQIKGGLAGLSAQQMLDLVIAYEPVWAIGTGQTASDEQAQEAHSFIRGLVAGLFNQETAEACRILYGGSVKPDNVDGLMAQTDIDGALVGGASLKVADFCRIVRFN is encoded by the coding sequence ATGCGTACACCCATCATTGCCGGTAACTGGAAGCTTAACAAGACCATCGCCGAAGCCGAAAGTTTCGCCTCCGAACTGGTGACGGCGCTGGCCGACGTCAGCGACGTTGAAATAATCATCGCCCCGGTCTTTACCGCCTTGAGTCGCGTCTCGGCCAGGTTGACCGGCTCTCCGCTCCGTCTGGCGGGACAAAACTGTTATCCGCAGGAGACGGGCGCCTTCACCGGTGAATTGTCCCCCCTGATGCTCAAGGATGCTGGCTGCAGCGCGGTGATCATCGGGCACTCGGAACGCCGGCAGCTGTTGGGGGAGAGTGATCAGCTGATTAATCTGAAGGTCAAAAAGACCCTCGCGACCAGCATGACCGCCATCCTCTGCGTCGGCGAGACCCTCGAAGAACGTCAAGCGGATCAGGCCCTCGATGTCCTGGCGCGCCAGATCAAAGGGGGACTGGCCGGGTTGAGCGCCCAACAGATGTTGGACCTGGTTATCGCCTACGAACCGGTCTGGGCCATCGGTACCGGCCAGACCGCCAGCGATGAACAGGCCCAGGAAGCCCATTCCTTTATCCGTGGATTGGTTGCGGGTCTGTTCAACCAGGAGACCGCCGAGGCCTGCCGGATCCTCTACGGCGGCAGCGTCAAGCCTGACAATGTCGACGGGCTTATGGCACAGACAGATATTGACGGCGCCCTGGTCGGCGGCGCTAGTTTGAAGGTTGCAGATTTCTGCCGGATCGTAAGATTCAACTGA
- a CDS encoding NAD-dependent epimerase/dehydratase family protein yields MKTILVTGGAGFIAARCAEMLLAQGERVVVVDNLNSYYDLRLKCYRLRELARAAGAEAEFLARFDLHKGDAGTFVGPLNFCVGQLEFVQLDIEDKPALEALFSRCQFDAVVNLAARAGVRYSMLDPQVYMTTNAMGTLNLLDCMRDHKCKKMVLASTSSLYAGQEMPFSEELAVNTPISPYAASKKAAEVMAYSYHYLYALDISVVRYFTVYGPCGRPDMSIFRFIKWIDEGTPIELFGDGSQSRDFTYVDDIARGTLAALREVGYEIINLGGGNNPISINEVIRFIEQTLGKKALIAHKPFHIADIKETWADIAKADRLLDWQPQVAPYDGFKRSVDWYLENRDWLAAVQL; encoded by the coding sequence ATGAAAACAATATTGGTGACCGGCGGTGCCGGTTTTATTGCGGCGCGCTGTGCGGAGATGTTGCTGGCCCAGGGCGAACGGGTCGTGGTGGTTGACAATCTGAACAGCTATTACGATCTGCGGCTGAAATGCTACCGGCTGAGAGAGCTGGCGCGTGCCGCCGGGGCCGAGGCCGAATTTTTAGCCCGTTTTGATCTGCATAAAGGGGACGCAGGGACCTTTGTCGGGCCGCTCAATTTTTGTGTCGGTCAGCTTGAATTCGTGCAGCTCGATATTGAAGACAAGCCGGCATTGGAGGCGCTCTTTTCGCGCTGTCAATTCGACGCGGTGGTCAACCTGGCGGCCCGCGCCGGGGTGCGTTACAGCATGCTCGACCCCCAGGTCTACATGACTACCAACGCCATGGGCACCCTGAACCTGCTTGATTGCATGCGTGATCACAAGTGCAAAAAAATGGTCCTCGCCAGTACCTCGTCGCTCTACGCCGGGCAGGAGATGCCCTTCAGCGAGGAGCTGGCGGTGAACACCCCGATCTCTCCCTATGCCGCGAGCAAAAAAGCCGCCGAGGTCATGGCTTACAGTTATCACTATCTTTATGCGCTGGATATCTCGGTGGTGCGCTACTTTACGGTTTATGGCCCCTGCGGTCGCCCGGATATGTCGATCTTCCGTTTTATCAAGTGGATCGATGAGGGGACCCCGATCGAGCTGTTCGGTGACGGCAGCCAGAGCCGTGATTTTACCTATGTGGACGATATCGCGCGCGGCACCCTGGCGGCGCTGCGCGAGGTCGGCTATGAGATCATCAATCTGGGTGGCGGGAACAACCCGATCTCCATCAACGAGGTGATCCGCTTTATTGAACAGACCCTCGGCAAAAAAGCCTTGATCGCGCACAAACCCTTTCATATCGCCGACATCAAGGAGACCTGGGCCGATATCGCCAAGGCCGACCGACTGCTTGACTGGCAGCCGCAGGTCGCGCCCTATGATGGTTTCAAGCGCTCTGTCGACTGGTACCTGGAGAACAGGGACTGGTTGGCTGCGGTCCAACTTTGA
- a CDS encoding HigA family addiction module antitoxin has translation MIPTHRIPTHPGRILKEEFLDELSISQVAFAAHIKVPVQRVNEIVRGKRGITSETAWLLAQALDTTPEFWLNLQATYDLALSRPEKSIMKLSMVS, from the coding sequence ATGATCCCCACTCATCGCATTCCGACCCACCCTGGTAGAATCCTCAAAGAGGAATTTCTCGATGAACTCAGCATCAGCCAGGTTGCATTTGCTGCACACATTAAAGTCCCTGTGCAGCGTGTCAACGAAATCGTGCGTGGCAAGCGAGGCATCACTTCGGAAACAGCCTGGCTTCTGGCCCAAGCCCTCGACACAACTCCCGAGTTTTGGCTTAACCTTCAGGCAACATACGATCTGGCTTTAAGTCGACCAGAAAAATCCATTATGAAGCTTAGCATGGTGAGTTGA
- a CDS encoding type II toxin-antitoxin system RelE/ParE family toxin: MISSFGDKLTEALYHGTSNKELRRLPPEIVKRARNKLDMINGADDVLDLRSPPGNRLELLRGDLAGMFSIRINDQWRILLRWQGGNAYEVRFTDYH, from the coding sequence ATGATTTCGTCTTTTGGCGACAAGCTTACGGAGGCGTTGTATCACGGCACCTCAAACAAGGAGCTTCGGCGCTTGCCCCCGGAGATCGTCAAAAGAGCCCGCAACAAGCTTGATATGATCAATGGTGCGGACGATGTGTTGGACTTGCGTTCCCCTCCGGGCAATCGATTGGAGTTATTGCGGGGCGATCTTGCCGGGATGTTCAGTATCCGTATCAACGATCAGTGGCGAATACTGCTCCGATGGCAAGGCGGCAACGCCTATGAAGTTCGGTTCACAGACTATCACTAA
- a CDS encoding type II toxin-antitoxin system YafQ family toxin: protein MSYRIIYTPGYNKRAAQFLRKHPDLASQYLKTLQILALNPHHPSLRLHRLKGPLNELHSVSINLSYRMTLELQIKGQVIIPVNIGNHDEVY, encoded by the coding sequence ATGAGCTATCGGATTATTTACACTCCGGGTTACAACAAAAGAGCAGCACAATTTCTGCGCAAACATCCCGATCTGGCGAGCCAGTATCTTAAAACGCTTCAGATTCTCGCGCTTAATCCGCACCATCCTTCTTTAAGGCTTCATCGCTTAAAGGGCCCTTTAAATGAGTTGCATTCTGTTTCGATCAATTTGAGTTATCGAATGACTCTTGAGCTGCAGATCAAAGGTCAGGTCATCATTCCGGTCAATATCGGGAATCATGACGAGGTTTATTGA
- a CDS encoding type II toxin-antitoxin system YafQ family toxin yields MSYRIIYTPGYNKRAAQFLRKHPDLASQYLKTLQILALNPHHPSLRLHRLKGPLNELHSVSINLSYRMTLELQINGQVIIPVNIGNHDEVY; encoded by the coding sequence ATGAGCTATCGGATTATTTACACTCCGGGTTACAACAAAAGAGCAGCACAATTTCTGCGCAAACATCCCGATCTGGCGAGCCAGTATCTTAAAACGCTTCAGATTCTCGCGCTTAATCCGCACCATCCGTCTTTAAGGCTTCATCGCTTAAAGGGCCCTTTAAATGAGTTGCATTCTGTTTCGATCAATTTGAGTTATCGAATGACTCTTGAGCTGCAGATAAATGGTCAGGTCATCATTCCGGTCAATATCGGGAATCATGACGAGGTTTATTGA
- a CDS encoding tyrosine-protein phosphatase: MGKSDWHSHLLPNLDDGSVSQEESLAMARQFIDSGFRDIYCTPHCLQGLYANSATAVREAVAALQELLHAEGLPLRLHTGMEYFIDEFFPSQWPEILTLGETPFVLTETSPHADPEQVKDALFQIRQQGFTPLLAHPERYTYLFPEAKKPGRRWFKRRASYRAETTGSGGLPAEINDLLDMGCRFQGNLGSFAGIYGTAVQTNALALLNAGAYTCFGSDAHRAKNLDQILTLGLDRIRLVQAR; the protein is encoded by the coding sequence TTGGGTAAGTCAGACTGGCACAGCCATCTGCTGCCGAACCTGGATGATGGTTCGGTGTCGCAGGAGGAATCGCTGGCCATGGCCAGACAGTTCATCGACAGCGGTTTTCGTGATATTTACTGTACCCCCCATTGCCTGCAGGGTCTCTACGCCAATAGCGCCACCGCGGTGCGTGAAGCCGTCGCAGCCCTTCAGGAGCTGCTGCATGCTGAAGGGCTGCCGCTGCGGCTGCATACGGGGATGGAATATTTTATAGATGAATTTTTCCCGTCCCAATGGCCGGAGATTCTGACCCTGGGCGAGACACCCTTCGTGCTGACCGAAACCTCGCCCCACGCCGACCCTGAGCAGGTAAAAGACGCTCTCTTCCAAATCCGCCAGCAGGGCTTCACCCCGCTGCTGGCCCACCCGGAACGTTACACCTACCTCTTCCCTGAGGCGAAGAAACCGGGCAGGCGCTGGTTTAAGCGCCGGGCGAGCTACCGCGCAGAGACTACCGGGTCAGGAGGCCTTCCCGCCGAGATAAACGATCTGCTCGACATGGGCTGCCGCTTTCAGGGAAACCTCGGCAGCTTCGCCGGCATTTATGGAACGGCTGTCCAGACCAACGCCCTGGCATTGCTGAACGCCGGCGCCTATACCTGCTTCGGTTCCGACGCCCACCGCGCTAAAAACCTCGACCAGATCCTCACCCTCGGGCTTGACCGTATCCGCCTGGTTCAGGCGCGTTGA
- a CDS encoding GumC family protein: MHANQSQPNPPSPQEQFEEVHLQDYLQVIYRRRRVVLLVFVLVLAAVSVFTFMQTPIYETSATLHVRDEKVKGGAMLGDLGLSRDNPIETEIEILKARTNIEQVVKQLHLNWQVDNNKAGLSFSILEFSSQAEEPSYRIVLTGTDSFRVEDSDGHEVATGKSGTLVRAQGFSLLLQGLSGHKGDHFRLCLADFNRTVQNVRQIVRASEVGKGTNIIQLSYQSADPQQARDVVNRLAQIYLERSINTKSEEASKSVDFIEQQLGEVRTFLGSAEQKLEDFKRANQVVKLDSEAELLVTRLSESETERNTLQLQLRQIDFAIRALKDARTKGEVYAPSVLQANAVVASLTQRLAELEVERRGLLTDVTQAHPQVQKIQGEMAELQRKLLQTFEAAKQALDVQIDTLHKQMLTGEAKLRTLPHAEQELARLTRLATVNADIYVFLLQKHQEARIAKAATISNINVIDPAITPERPIKPKKRKNLLLGFIVAGMLGVGLAFFLEYLDDSINDSESAKRVLGLPILSTIPHIELREKHDKIKSEEGQRILISQLEPRSPAAEAFRSLRTSLHFSGVKKEHRVILVASTFPNEGKTTVSANLALTLAQTGQKVLLIGCDLRKPTLHTMFNVAKTPGLTEILIGDCAVADAVHKTGFFELDFINAGTKPPNPSELLGSEAMTRLVLKLQETYDAIVLDAPPVLAVTDTPVLSRLADQLVVVVEVGGVQIKAAQRNIEILRSVEAPISGLVLNDKSGKGADYYSYYSYYGKRYGTTYTYGSDDHGYEDKKPKGLLKRLLGKK, translated from the coding sequence ATGCACGCTAACCAGTCACAGCCAAACCCGCCATCCCCGCAGGAGCAGTTCGAAGAGGTGCATCTGCAGGATTATCTGCAGGTGATTTATCGCCGCCGGCGCGTGGTGCTGCTGGTCTTTGTGCTGGTGCTGGCGGCGGTTTCGGTGTTTACCTTTATGCAGACCCCGATCTATGAGACCAGCGCGACTCTGCATGTGCGGGACGAGAAGGTTAAGGGCGGCGCGATGCTCGGGGATCTGGGCTTAAGCCGCGATAACCCCATCGAGACCGAAATCGAGATTCTCAAGGCGCGCACCAATATCGAGCAGGTGGTCAAGCAGCTGCATCTCAACTGGCAGGTCGATAACAACAAGGCCGGGCTGTCATTTTCGATTCTGGAGTTCAGCTCACAGGCTGAAGAGCCGAGTTATCGGATAGTTTTGACCGGGACCGACAGTTTTCGCGTTGAAGACTCTGACGGGCATGAGGTTGCCACCGGGAAGTCGGGCACTCTGGTGCGCGCCCAGGGCTTCAGCCTGTTGCTGCAGGGGCTGAGCGGGCACAAGGGGGATCATTTCCGCTTGTGCCTGGCGGATTTTAATCGCACCGTGCAAAACGTGCGTCAAATCGTGCGCGCCAGCGAGGTGGGCAAGGGGACCAACATTATCCAGCTGTCATACCAGAGCGCCGATCCGCAACAGGCGCGGGATGTGGTGAATCGTCTGGCCCAGATCTATCTGGAGCGCTCCATTAACACCAAATCCGAAGAGGCGAGCAAGTCGGTCGATTTTATCGAGCAGCAGCTCGGCGAGGTGCGCACCTTTTTAGGCTCGGCCGAGCAGAAGCTCGAAGATTTCAAACGCGCCAACCAGGTGGTCAAGCTTGATAGCGAAGCGGAGTTGCTGGTCACGCGCCTGTCGGAGAGTGAAACCGAACGCAACACCCTGCAGCTGCAGCTGCGTCAGATCGACTTTGCTATTCGAGCGCTGAAAGATGCCCGCACCAAAGGCGAGGTCTACGCCCCTTCGGTGCTGCAAGCCAACGCGGTTGTTGCGTCGCTTACGCAGCGCCTGGCCGAACTCGAAGTTGAACGGCGCGGTCTGTTGACCGATGTGACCCAGGCCCATCCGCAGGTGCAGAAGATTCAGGGCGAGATGGCCGAGCTGCAGCGCAAGCTGCTGCAGACCTTCGAGGCGGCGAAGCAGGCCCTGGATGTACAGATCGACACCCTGCACAAGCAGATGCTCACCGGGGAAGCCAAGTTGCGGACCCTGCCGCACGCCGAGCAGGAGCTGGCGCGCTTGACCCGCCTGGCGACGGTCAATGCCGACATCTATGTGTTCCTGCTGCAGAAGCACCAGGAGGCGCGCATCGCCAAGGCCGCGACCATCAGCAATATTAATGTCATCGACCCGGCGATCACCCCGGAGCGGCCGATCAAGCCGAAAAAGCGCAAGAACCTGCTGCTCGGCTTTATCGTCGCGGGGATGCTGGGGGTCGGGCTGGCCTTCTTTCTGGAATATCTCGATGACAGTATCAATGACAGTGAGAGCGCCAAGCGCGTTCTGGGCCTGCCGATTCTGAGCACTATTCCGCATATCGAGCTGCGTGAAAAGCATGACAAGATCAAGAGTGAGGAGGGCCAGCGGATCCTGATCTCCCAGCTGGAGCCCCGCTCTCCGGCGGCTGAAGCCTTTCGCAGTTTGCGCACCAGTCTGCATTTCTCCGGGGTCAAAAAAGAACACCGGGTGATTCTGGTCGCGAGCACCTTCCCCAACGAGGGGAAGACCACCGTCTCGGCGAATCTGGCCCTGACCCTGGCGCAGACCGGCCAGAAGGTGCTGCTGATCGGCTGTGACCTGCGGAAACCGACCCTGCACACCATGTTCAATGTTGCGAAGACGCCAGGGTTGACGGAGATTTTGATCGGTGACTGTGCCGTAGCAGATGCCGTGCATAAGACCGGGTTTTTTGAGCTCGATTTTATCAACGCCGGCACCAAGCCGCCCAACCCGTCGGAGCTGCTCGGCTCGGAGGCCATGACCCGGTTAGTCCTGAAGCTGCAGGAGACCTATGACGCCATTGTGCTGGATGCTCCGCCGGTGCTGGCGGTGACCGATACGCCGGTGCTTTCGCGTCTGGCGGACCAGCTGGTGGTGGTGGTCGAGGTTGGCGGGGTGCAGATCAAGGCGGCGCAACGCAATATTGAAATTTTACGTTCGGTGGAGGCTCCCATCTCCGGCCTGGTGCTGAATGACAAGAGCGGTAAGGGCGCGGACTACTACAGCTACTACAGCTACTACGGTAAACGCTACGGTACGACCTATACCTACGGCAGCGATGACCATGGCTATGAGGACAAGAAGCCTAAAGGGCTGCTGAAAAGGTTACTGGGAAAAAAGTGA
- a CDS encoding GxxExxY protein — MQFEAVTATILSACFEVSNELGIGFLESVYEKALLIALREKGLVAESQAPLTVKFRGKNIGEFFADIIVEGRVLLELKAVKSIAPEHAAQILNYLKATGIDVGLLINFGCSKLEYRRFNNYFELVSAD, encoded by the coding sequence ATGCAATTTGAAGCAGTGACAGCTACGATTCTTAGTGCCTGTTTTGAAGTCAGTAATGAACTCGGTATTGGGTTTCTGGAATCCGTTTATGAAAAAGCACTGCTGATTGCATTACGAGAAAAAGGCTTAGTCGCCGAGTCTCAAGCGCCCCTAACCGTGAAATTTCGCGGTAAAAATATTGGTGAATTTTTTGCTGACATTATCGTTGAGGGACGGGTACTCCTGGAGCTAAAGGCTGTTAAGTCTATAGCCCCTGAACATGCTGCCCAAATATTGAATTATCTTAAGGCAACAGGCATTGATGTTGGATTATTGATAAACTTCGGTTGTAGTAAACTGGAATATCGTCGATTTAATAATTATTTTGAATTGGTCAGTGCTGACTAA
- a CDS encoding polysaccharide biosynthesis/export family protein, with protein sequence MRSVAHQRPIWFFIVFFLLGGCASYTDLPAGSVKKVSASAVVERQAVSVTTPVESVEEVPSPQYLVGSGDVLYINISARPELGSPIATTGSVAGSRIDGNGNIHLPLVGTVPVAGLSVEQIQQSLRQKFSTYLVDPWVVVEVAEYKSHPLYLLGQFKTAGTFYMDRPLTLLQGLALGGGLQDTADMRNARLIRQNKTQPVDILSLVQDGAARQNVWLHPGDSIYVPDDKNLNVFVFGAVKKPGPVTMPNGRLSLGQALSSAGLDEVGTNLNQIRIIRSLSVTRGELLVVDLEKVMRGEALPFALQEGDIVYAPRGRIGNWNQAIAELLPTLQGVSAILQPFVQIRYLEGK encoded by the coding sequence ATGAGATCAGTCGCTCACCAGAGGCCTATCTGGTTTTTTATTGTGTTTTTTCTGCTTGGGGGCTGCGCCTCTTATACCGATCTGCCGGCCGGGTCGGTTAAAAAGGTTTCCGCTTCTGCGGTGGTTGAGCGCCAGGCGGTCAGCGTTACGACTCCGGTGGAGTCAGTGGAGGAAGTACCCTCTCCCCAGTACCTGGTCGGGTCCGGCGATGTGCTCTATATCAATATTTCGGCGCGGCCCGAGCTTGGGAGCCCCATCGCTACCACCGGGTCGGTTGCGGGCAGCCGGATTGACGGTAACGGAAATATTCATCTGCCGCTTGTGGGTACGGTGCCGGTGGCCGGCCTGAGCGTGGAACAGATTCAACAGAGCCTGCGCCAGAAGTTCAGCACCTACCTGGTTGATCCCTGGGTGGTGGTGGAGGTCGCCGAATACAAGAGCCATCCCCTTTATCTGCTCGGGCAGTTCAAGACGGCCGGAACCTTTTATATGGATCGCCCGCTGACCCTGCTGCAGGGGCTGGCCCTGGGTGGTGGCCTGCAGGATACGGCGGATATGCGCAATGCGCGCCTGATCCGCCAGAACAAGACCCAACCGGTCGACATCTTAAGCCTGGTGCAGGATGGCGCCGCGCGGCAGAACGTCTGGTTGCACCCGGGTGATTCGATCTATGTTCCCGACGATAAAAACCTGAACGTCTTTGTCTTCGGCGCGGTGAAAAAGCCCGGTCCGGTCACCATGCCCAACGGTCGCCTGAGCCTGGGCCAGGCCCTGTCGAGTGCCGGCCTGGACGAGGTCGGGACCAACCTGAATCAGATCCGGATTATCCGTTCGCTGTCGGTTACGCGGGGCGAGCTGCTTGTCGTCGATCTCGAAAAGGTCATGCGCGGCGAGGCCCTGCCCTTTGCCCTGCAAGAGGGGGACATCGTTTACGCCCCGCGCGGTCGCATCGGCAACTGGAACCAGGCGATCGCGGAGCTGCTGCCGACCTTGCAGGGTGTCAGCGCGATTTTACAACCCTTCGTTCAGATTCGTTATCTTGAGGGGAAATAA